A stretch of the Osmerus mordax isolate fOsmMor3 chromosome 12, fOsmMor3.pri, whole genome shotgun sequence genome encodes the following:
- the LOC136954733 gene encoding uncharacterized protein isoform X1 yields MARKTWSNRAVSGCTMLLKEKYHSIKKYIKLHSGCTYLEFIREVKNKFGLPDDAAQLYIFDETDTAVEEDILLELLEGNPDLCLTVRDSISDEEFSPLDHSTPSSLTDTLSLYSSESDFRELGIPTGRNRSNKEDMSSSATKGGKGDGRKGLVKKPGGEDILEEYKSENSLMHRTRRQLVNILASDMTESHGRIPSRQQLEKYALGFITLFPALKDPFFLLRAMSISMMGKKALDI; encoded by the exons GTGCAGTTTCAGGATGTACCATGTTGCTGAAGGAGAAATACCATAGTATCAAGAAATACATCAAATTGCACTCAGGCTGCACCTATTTAGAATTCATCAGGGAAG TCAAAAACAAGTTTGGGCTTCCTGATGATGCAGCTCAACTTTACATTTTTGATGAAACTGACACAGCAGTAGAGGAAGACATTCTTCTAGAGCTGTTGGAGGGCAATCCAGACTTGTGCCTGACAGTACGTGACAGCATTTCAGATGAAG AGTTTTCTCCTTTAGATCATTCAACACCATCTTCCCTCACGGATACCCTATCACTTTATTCAAGTGaaagtgactttagagaactggGTATTCCCACAGGCAGAAATAGATCCAACAAAGAAGACATGAGCAGTTCTGCAACAAAGGGTGGCAAAGGAG ATGGTAGAAAAGGCCTTGTTAAGAAGCCTGGAGGAGAAGATATTCTTGAAGAGTACAAGTCAGAAAATTCACTTATGCACCGCACTCGGAGACAGCTTGTCAACATATTGGCGAGTGATATGACTGAGAGCCATGG CAGGATTCCTTCCCGTCAGCAATTGGAGAAGTATGCCCTGGGATTTATTACTCTCTTTCCTGCACTGAAGGATCCCTTTTTTCTCCTAAGGGCTAT GAGCATTTCTATGATGGGGAAAAAGGCACTGGATATTTAG
- the LOC136954733 gene encoding uncharacterized protein isoform X2, translating into MLLKEKYHSIKKYIKLHSGCTYLEFIREVKNKFGLPDDAAQLYIFDETDTAVEEDILLELLEGNPDLCLTVRDSISDEEFSPLDHSTPSSLTDTLSLYSSESDFRELGIPTGRNRSNKEDMSSSATKGGKGDGRKGLVKKPGGEDILEEYKSENSLMHRTRRQLVNILASDMTESHGRIPSRQQLEKYALGFITLFPALKDPFFLLRAMSISMMGKKALDI; encoded by the exons ATGTTGCTGAAGGAGAAATACCATAGTATCAAGAAATACATCAAATTGCACTCAGGCTGCACCTATTTAGAATTCATCAGGGAAG TCAAAAACAAGTTTGGGCTTCCTGATGATGCAGCTCAACTTTACATTTTTGATGAAACTGACACAGCAGTAGAGGAAGACATTCTTCTAGAGCTGTTGGAGGGCAATCCAGACTTGTGCCTGACAGTACGTGACAGCATTTCAGATGAAG AGTTTTCTCCTTTAGATCATTCAACACCATCTTCCCTCACGGATACCCTATCACTTTATTCAAGTGaaagtgactttagagaactggGTATTCCCACAGGCAGAAATAGATCCAACAAAGAAGACATGAGCAGTTCTGCAACAAAGGGTGGCAAAGGAG ATGGTAGAAAAGGCCTTGTTAAGAAGCCTGGAGGAGAAGATATTCTTGAAGAGTACAAGTCAGAAAATTCACTTATGCACCGCACTCGGAGACAGCTTGTCAACATATTGGCGAGTGATATGACTGAGAGCCATGG CAGGATTCCTTCCCGTCAGCAATTGGAGAAGTATGCCCTGGGATTTATTACTCTCTTTCCTGCACTGAAGGATCCCTTTTTTCTCCTAAGGGCTAT GAGCATTTCTATGATGGGGAAAAAGGCACTGGATATTTAG